The Formosa sp. Hel1_33_131 genome window below encodes:
- the feoB gene encoding ferrous iron transport protein B, with protein sequence MSKQLNVALIGNPNTGKTSVFNALTGLNQKVGNYPGITVDKKQGICKLSRGVKAHVLDLPGTYSLNASSLDENVVIELLLNKNDKDYPDVAIIVSDVENLKRNLLLFTQIKDLKIPTILVINMSDLMNRKGISLDIGLLEAKLHTKIALVSTRKNRGIDELKQLIENYKTISTEPCLDTSTIDATYFQSLQKAFPNQDVYKLWLVITQDANFGKITRQELDISKFKTKSNQELKRLQQKEAIKRYQFINAILKEGQTIDRSKATGLRSKLDRLLIHKVWGYVIFFLILLTIFQAIYDWATFPMDLIDTTFASLAEWVKNTFPGGGMLTDLVAEGIVSGIGGIVIFIPQIAFLFLFISILEESGYMSRVVFLMDRVMRRFGLSGKSLVPLISGTACAIPAVMATRNIENWKERLITILVVPFTTCSARLPVYLIIIALVIPEGSIIGLSYQALTLMALYLVGFGMAIFSAYILDRILKTKHKTFFVVEMPNYKLPLLKNVIITVIEKTKTFVFEAGKIILAISIILWVMASFGPGDKFKNAESYVETTATQTTYERNDQIAAFKLEHSYIGIVGKTIEPLIKPLGYDWKVGIGLVASFAAREVFVGTLATIYSVGSASEGENIETIKTKMANETYADGTKVFTLASGISLLLFYAFAMQCMSTLAIVKRETKSWKWPILQLIGMTAIAYICALIAFQFLK encoded by the coding sequence ATGAGTAAACAGCTAAACGTTGCGCTAATTGGAAACCCTAACACCGGAAAAACTTCGGTGTTTAATGCGTTGACAGGCCTCAATCAAAAGGTGGGGAATTATCCTGGCATTACCGTCGATAAAAAGCAAGGGATTTGTAAATTATCTCGTGGCGTCAAAGCCCATGTGTTGGACCTCCCAGGCACCTACAGCCTCAACGCCTCTTCTTTGGATGAAAATGTGGTGATCGAATTATTGCTCAATAAAAACGATAAAGACTACCCCGATGTCGCAATAATTGTCAGTGATGTTGAAAACTTAAAACGAAATTTACTCTTATTTACACAAATTAAAGACCTCAAAATCCCCACTATTTTGGTGATTAACATGAGTGATTTGATGAACCGCAAAGGCATCTCCTTGGATATCGGATTGTTAGAAGCCAAGCTTCATACCAAAATAGCACTTGTCAGTACCCGAAAAAATCGAGGCATTGATGAACTCAAACAGCTCATTGAGAATTATAAAACCATTTCTACGGAACCCTGTTTGGACACCTCCACAATTGACGCAACTTATTTTCAAAGTTTACAAAAAGCGTTTCCTAATCAGGATGTTTACAAATTATGGTTGGTGATTACTCAAGATGCAAATTTTGGAAAAATCACCCGTCAGGAATTAGATATATCAAAATTTAAAACAAAATCGAATCAGGAATTAAAGCGATTGCAGCAAAAAGAAGCCATCAAACGCTACCAATTTATCAATGCGATTTTAAAAGAAGGACAAACCATTGACCGCTCCAAGGCCACTGGCTTACGAAGTAAATTGGACCGTTTACTCATTCATAAAGTATGGGGATATGTGATCTTTTTCTTGATTTTATTAACCATTTTTCAAGCAATCTATGACTGGGCAACCTTCCCTATGGACCTCATCGATACCACCTTTGCAAGCTTGGCAGAATGGGTTAAAAACACCTTTCCCGGTGGCGGAATGTTAACCGATTTAGTTGCGGAAGGCATTGTCTCCGGAATTGGAGGGATTGTGATTTTTATCCCACAAATTGCCTTTTTGTTTTTGTTTATTTCGATTTTAGAAGAAAGTGGTTATATGAGTCGTGTGGTCTTTTTGATGGACCGCGTGATGCGTCGATTTGGATTGAGTGGGAAAAGTTTAGTGCCCTTAATTTCTGGAACGGCTTGTGCCATTCCAGCCGTCATGGCCACCCGAAATATTGAAAACTGGAAAGAACGCCTCATTACCATATTAGTCGTCCCTTTTACCACCTGTTCGGCACGTTTGCCCGTGTACCTCATCATCATCGCCTTGGTAATCCCAGAAGGCTCTATTATTGGACTCAGCTACCAAGCACTCACCTTAATGGCCTTGTACCTCGTTGGATTTGGAATGGCCATCTTTTCGGCTTACATCCTCGATAGAATTTTAAAAACAAAGCACAAGACCTTTTTTGTGGTTGAGATGCCCAACTATAAATTGCCCTTACTGAAAAACGTCATTATTACGGTCATTGAAAAAACAAAAACCTTTGTGTTTGAAGCCGGGAAAATCATTTTAGCCATCTCCATTATTCTTTGGGTAATGGCGTCTTTTGGTCCTGGTGATAAATTCAAAAATGCCGAGTCTTATGTGGAAACAACCGCCACGCAAACCACTTATGAACGAAACGATCAAATTGCAGCTTTTAAGCTAGAACACTCTTATATAGGCATCGTTGGAAAAACCATTGAACCCCTGATCAAACCTTTGGGATATGATTGGAAAGTGGGTATTGGATTGGTTGCCTCTTTTGCAGCTCGAGAAGTATTTGTAGGAACTTTGGCAACAATTTACAGTGTAGGAAGCGCCAGTGAAGGTGAAAACATAGAGACTATCAAAACCAAAATGGCGAACGAAACGTATGCCGATGGTACCAAAGTATTCACACTTGCTTCGGGGATTTCTTTACTCTTGTTTTATGCGTTTGCCATGCAATGCATGAGTACATTGGCAATTGTAAAACGAGAAACAAAAAGCTGGAAGTGGCCAATACTTCAGCTCATTGGAATGACAGCCATCGCTTATATTTGTGCTTTAATTGCGTTTCAATTTTTAAAATAA
- a CDS encoding alpha/beta hydrolase — MKFFVLSAFLCFNLTLAQTVYESMESESLGTSRELKIQLPRNYEENTEKHYPLIVVFDGDYLFEVVAGNVDYYSYWEDMPEAIVVGVNQDDSRSEDCNISVEDYSPSKTGAQFYDFIENELLTFMSENYRSLNFRVAVGHGKTANFMNHFLFNTRPIFNAFVALSPSLSPNMEENLTRRLGLESDSKTFYYLSTAALDIKRNKKEIEALHTKISALENKNLLYAFDNFDDANHYSLAAQSIPKALQSIFLVFQPISKAEYKEHILTLETSPVDYLLEKYDTIETLFGIEKQILINDFRAIAAAIQKTKQFDYYKDLGKIARDQRPNTVLGSFFMARYFEEIGKPEKAMDIYRSAYTLEEVEGYTKDEMLERADEIKQEFGL, encoded by the coding sequence ATGAAATTTTTTGTCCTCTCAGCCTTCCTATGTTTTAATCTAACCCTAGCTCAGACGGTTTATGAATCGATGGAATCCGAATCCTTAGGAACCTCACGCGAATTAAAAATACAACTTCCACGGAACTACGAAGAAAACACTGAAAAACACTATCCCTTAATTGTTGTTTTTGATGGGGACTACCTTTTTGAAGTCGTGGCTGGAAATGTAGATTATTATTCCTATTGGGAAGACATGCCGGAAGCCATTGTGGTAGGGGTGAATCAAGACGATTCAAGATCAGAAGATTGTAATATTTCAGTAGAAGATTACTCTCCTTCCAAAACAGGAGCTCAATTTTATGATTTTATTGAAAACGAACTCCTTACTTTTATGAGTGAAAATTACCGCAGTCTCAACTTCCGAGTCGCTGTAGGGCACGGTAAAACGGCAAATTTCATGAATCACTTTTTGTTTAATACCCGCCCTATTTTTAATGCGTTTGTTGCTTTGAGTCCGAGCTTGTCTCCTAATATGGAAGAAAATCTCACAAGAAGACTCGGTCTTGAAAGTGATTCCAAAACGTTTTATTACCTATCGACGGCTGCTTTAGATATCAAGCGAAATAAGAAAGAAATTGAGGCACTTCACACCAAGATTTCTGCTTTAGAAAACAAAAACCTCCTCTATGCATTTGACAATTTTGACGACGCAAATCATTATTCACTTGCAGCCCAATCCATTCCAAAAGCGTTACAAAGTATATTTTTAGTATTTCAACCGATTAGCAAGGCGGAGTATAAGGAACACATCTTAACTTTAGAGACCTCGCCTGTAGATTATCTCCTTGAAAAATATGATACGATCGAAACCTTATTTGGTATCGAAAAGCAAATACTCATAAATGATTTTAGAGCCATTGCAGCAGCCATCCAAAAAACAAAACAATTTGATTACTATAAAGACTTAGGGAAAATTGCTAGAGATCAGCGCCCCAATACGGTTTTAGGAAGCTTCTTTATGGCGCGGTATTTTGAAGAAATTGGGAAGCCAGAAAAAGCAATGGACATCTATAGATCGGCCTACACTCTTGAAGAGGTTGAAGGCTACACAAAAGATGAAATGCTTGAAAGAGCAGATGAAATTAAACAAGAATTCGGACTCTAA
- a CDS encoding ZIP family metal transporter, whose amino-acid sequence MDQIISYLSSIDPILAALYASLFTWIVTALGASLVFFFKGMNRGLLDGMLGFTGGVMVAASFWSLLAPSIEMSPGEGFVKVFPAAVGFGLGALFLFGLDKVLPHLHINFKESEKEGVKSPWHRTTLLVLAITLHNIPEGLAVGVLFGGVAAGIPEATIGGAVALAIGIGIQNFPEGLAVSMPLRRQGVTKFKSFWYGQLSAIVEPIAAVIGAVAVTFFTPILPYALAFAAGAMIFVVVEEVIPETQRDKYTDIATLGFIGGFIVMMTLDVALG is encoded by the coding sequence ATGGATCAAATTATTTCCTATCTCAGTAGTATCGACCCTATTTTAGCGGCTCTGTATGCGTCATTATTTACGTGGATTGTCACGGCTTTAGGAGCGTCTCTTGTATTTTTCTTCAAAGGCATGAATCGGGGGCTTTTAGATGGGATGCTCGGTTTTACAGGCGGTGTTATGGTGGCGGCTAGTTTTTGGAGTCTATTGGCGCCAAGCATTGAAATGAGTCCTGGCGAAGGTTTTGTAAAGGTATTTCCAGCAGCAGTTGGATTTGGATTGGGGGCATTGTTTCTTTTTGGACTGGACAAGGTGCTTCCTCATTTACATATTAATTTTAAAGAAAGTGAAAAAGAAGGTGTCAAATCGCCTTGGCATCGTACGACATTATTGGTACTTGCCATCACACTTCATAACATTCCAGAAGGCTTGGCCGTTGGCGTTCTCTTTGGAGGCGTTGCTGCGGGAATTCCTGAAGCGACTATTGGCGGTGCTGTGGCATTGGCCATTGGAATTGGAATTCAAAATTTCCCAGAAGGACTGGCGGTTTCCATGCCACTCAGACGACAAGGCGTCACAAAGTTTAAAAGTTTTTGGTACGGACAATTGTCTGCCATTGTTGAACCGATCGCCGCCGTTATTGGTGCAGTGGCAGTGACCTTTTTCACTCCCATTTTACCTTATGCTTTGGCATTTGCAGCGGGGGCTATGATTTTTGTAGTCGTTGAAGAAGTGATTCCAGAAACACAGCGCGATAAATATACCGACATTGCAACTCTTGGATTTATTGGAGGGTTTATTGTGATGATGACCTTAGATGTTGCTTTAGGTTAG
- a CDS encoding TerB family tellurite resistance protein, translating into MGFSKWIGATIGWSFGGPIGAIIGMAVGSMLDASSKGGSVRTQNQSATRSGDFEVSLLILASIVIKADGKQDQRELDFVRAQFVQMYGKDRANQAFNLFKEISKQTNISTRQVCLQIRQMMDHASRLQLIHFLFGIAKADGHVADSEVDAISLIASYLGINPRDFESIQAMFYKSSDSAYKILELDTNATMSEIKTAYRKMAKKYHPDKVLHLGKEHQKGAEEKFRKVQEAYEQLQKEKGI; encoded by the coding sequence ATGGGATTTTCAAAATGGATAGGTGCTACAATTGGATGGTCATTTGGAGGGCCCATTGGGGCTATTATAGGAATGGCAGTGGGCAGTATGCTAGACGCATCTTCTAAAGGTGGCAGCGTGAGAACTCAAAATCAATCGGCAACACGCTCGGGAGATTTTGAAGTGAGTTTATTGATATTGGCATCGATTGTCATCAAAGCAGATGGAAAGCAAGACCAGCGCGAGTTGGATTTTGTCCGTGCACAGTTTGTTCAAATGTATGGGAAAGATCGCGCCAATCAGGCCTTTAATTTATTTAAAGAAATTTCCAAACAAACCAATATTTCCACGCGACAAGTCTGTTTGCAGATTCGTCAAATGATGGACCATGCCTCGCGACTTCAGCTGATTCACTTCTTGTTTGGCATTGCAAAAGCAGATGGTCATGTGGCCGATTCGGAGGTGGATGCAATTTCTCTTATCGCCTCTTATTTGGGGATCAATCCTAGAGATTTTGAGAGTATTCAAGCCATGTTTTATAAGAGTTCGGATAGTGCGTATAAAATTTTAGAACTTGACACAAATGCCACCATGTCCGAAATTAAAACGGCTTACAGAAAAATGGCCAAAAAATACCACCCCGATAAAGTCTTGCATTTAGGAAAAGAACATCAAAAAGGGGCAGAAGAAAAGTTTAGAAAGGTTCAAGAAGCTTACGAACAACTTCAAAAAGAGAAAGGGATTTAG
- the radA gene encoding DNA repair protein RadA: MAKVKTTFFCQSCGAQSAKWQGQCTSCKSWNTIVEELVQKPDKKDWKTGNQSAPNRVSKPLKISEIDTTKTVRMDTADGELNRVLGGGIVPGSLTLLGGEPGIGKSTLMLQVSLKLPYKTLYVSGEESQKQIKLRAERIQPLNDTCYILTETKTQLIFKQIEALQPDVVIIDSIQTLQSDYLEASAGSVSQIKECTTELIKFAKETATPVILIGHITKDGSIAGPKILEHMVDTVLQFEGDRNHVFRILRAHKNRFGSTHELGIYEMLGTGLREVTNPSEILISKKDEALSGNAIAVTLEGVRPLLIEVQALVSTAVYGTPQRSATGFNAKRLNMLLAVLEKRAGFRLGAKDVFLNITGGINVDDPAIDLAVVAAILSSNDDEALAKNFCFAGEVGLSGEIRPVQRVDQRILEAEKLGFEIIFVSKHNKIGLKNTAIKVQLLTKIEDLVQIIG, translated from the coding sequence ATGGCTAAAGTAAAAACCACCTTTTTTTGTCAGAGCTGTGGGGCTCAATCTGCCAAATGGCAAGGACAATGTACCTCCTGTAAATCTTGGAATACGATTGTAGAAGAATTGGTTCAGAAACCCGATAAAAAAGATTGGAAAACGGGGAATCAAAGCGCCCCAAACCGGGTCTCGAAACCTTTAAAAATCTCTGAAATTGACACTACCAAAACCGTTCGAATGGATACGGCTGATGGGGAGTTAAATCGCGTTTTAGGAGGCGGGATTGTCCCTGGGTCTCTCACCCTTTTGGGAGGAGAGCCGGGCATAGGAAAAAGCACACTGATGCTTCAAGTATCTTTAAAACTACCCTATAAAACGCTGTACGTTTCAGGGGAAGAAAGTCAAAAACAAATCAAATTACGTGCAGAACGCATTCAACCACTGAATGATACTTGCTACATTTTAACCGAAACAAAAACTCAACTTATATTCAAACAAATTGAAGCACTTCAACCCGATGTGGTGATTATTGATTCGATTCAAACTTTACAAAGTGATTACCTTGAAGCTTCTGCTGGAAGCGTATCTCAAATAAAAGAATGCACAACGGAGCTCATTAAATTTGCAAAAGAAACAGCAACGCCTGTTATTTTAATAGGACACATCACCAAAGACGGTTCTATTGCAGGACCAAAAATATTAGAGCATATGGTAGATACCGTGCTTCAGTTTGAAGGCGATAGAAATCATGTGTTTAGAATTTTAAGAGCCCACAAAAACCGTTTTGGATCCACCCACGAATTGGGGATTTATGAAATGCTAGGAACAGGCTTGCGGGAAGTTACCAATCCCTCAGAAATTCTCATTTCCAAAAAAGACGAAGCCTTATCAGGCAACGCTATTGCGGTTACACTCGAAGGAGTTCGCCCCTTACTCATTGAAGTTCAAGCACTGGTCAGTACCGCGGTTTATGGAACCCCACAACGCAGTGCAACAGGTTTTAACGCCAAACGTCTCAATATGTTGTTGGCAGTTTTAGAAAAACGTGCCGGCTTTAGACTCGGCGCAAAAGATGTATTTTTAAATATTACAGGAGGTATTAATGTGGACGATCCCGCGATAGATTTAGCAGTGGTCGCAGCCATTTTATCGTCTAATGACGATGAGGCCTTGGCCAAGAATTTTTGTTTTGCCGGTGAAGTTGGTTTGTCTGGAGAAATCCGACCTGTTCAGCGTGTGGACCAACGAATTTTAGAAGCTGAAAAATTAGGCTTTGAAATTATATTTGTTTCAAAACACAATAAAATAGGACTTAAAAACACCGCAATCAAAGTTCAGCTGCTCACCAAAATCGAGGACCTGGTTCAGATTATAGGCTAG
- the rseP gene encoding RIP metalloprotease RseP: MEFVIKISQFLLSLSLLIVLHELGHFIPAKLFKTRVEKFYLFFDVKYSLFKKKIGDTVYGIGWLPLGGYVKISGMIDESMDKEQMAQEPQPWEFRSKPSWQRLIIMLGGVTVNFILAAVIYVFMAFSYGDSDIDAKSIKDGYMITNPLLIELGLQTGDNITAINDQEIVNYSDLKKNLLAAQLVSFERNGVPMTVTFPEDFLGQLSSSKSRSFFELRQPFMVSEIQETSLNKDQDLQKGDVLTSVDGKPLKYFDEFEALASDYKGQTVNVTVLRAGESLNKTLQIDADGKLGIITGASYSAIQELGYYKIVENEYTFGESIGVGLNRFTSQMSAYWMQLKLIFSPSTGAYKGVGGFKAIFDIFPDTWSWEAFWSITAFLSIMLGVLNLLPIPALDGGHVMFLLYEMVSGRKPSDKFMEYAQTAGFFILIALVLFANGNDIFKAVFG; the protein is encoded by the coding sequence ATGGAATTTGTTATCAAAATATCACAGTTTTTATTGAGCCTCTCCTTACTGATTGTGCTGCACGAATTAGGCCATTTTATTCCGGCTAAATTATTTAAAACCCGCGTTGAAAAGTTTTACCTCTTTTTCGATGTCAAATATTCTTTGTTTAAAAAGAAAATTGGCGATACTGTTTACGGGATTGGTTGGTTGCCTTTGGGTGGCTATGTGAAGATTTCAGGGATGATTGACGAGAGCATGGACAAAGAGCAAATGGCACAAGAGCCACAGCCTTGGGAATTCCGCTCTAAGCCGTCTTGGCAACGATTGATTATCATGTTGGGTGGTGTGACCGTTAATTTTATATTGGCTGCGGTTATTTATGTTTTTATGGCGTTTTCGTATGGCGATTCTGATATTGATGCAAAAAGCATCAAAGATGGGTATATGATTACAAACCCTTTACTGATCGAACTCGGATTACAAACGGGCGATAATATTACAGCGATTAATGACCAAGAGATTGTGAATTATTCAGATTTAAAAAAGAACCTTTTGGCGGCGCAACTCGTGAGTTTCGAGCGTAACGGCGTGCCAATGACGGTGACGTTTCCTGAAGACTTTTTAGGTCAACTGAGCAGCAGCAAAAGCCGTTCCTTTTTTGAATTGAGACAACCATTTATGGTAAGTGAAATACAGGAAACCTCCTTAAATAAAGACCAAGATTTACAGAAAGGCGATGTGTTGACGAGTGTTGACGGGAAGCCTCTTAAATATTTTGATGAATTTGAAGCTTTGGCTTCAGACTACAAAGGGCAAACTGTGAACGTTACTGTTTTAAGAGCTGGGGAATCCCTTAACAAAACTCTTCAGATTGATGCCGATGGGAAGTTAGGAATTATCACAGGAGCTAGTTATTCTGCGATACAAGAACTGGGTTACTATAAAATTGTTGAAAACGAATATACATTTGGTGAAAGTATTGGGGTTGGTCTGAATCGTTTTACCTCACAGATGTCGGCATATTGGATGCAGTTAAAACTTATTTTCTCACCGAGTACAGGAGCTTATAAAGGGGTTGGTGGATTTAAAGCCATCTTCGATATTTTTCCAGACACTTGGAGTTGGGAAGCATTTTGGAGTATTACGGCCTTTTTATCGATTATGTTAGGGGTGTTGAACTTATTGCCTATTCCTGCTTTGGACGGTGGACACGTGATGTTTTTACTTTACGAAATGGTTTCTGGGCGTAAGCCAAGCGACAAGTTTATGGAGTATGCACAAACGGCTGGATTCTTTATTTTGATTGCCTTAGTGTTGTTTGCCAATGGAAATGATATTTTTAAAGCGGTATTTGGTTAA
- a CDS encoding FeoB-associated Cys-rich membrane protein, whose amino-acid sequence MNETFQTVVIASILILALAYLFRKQLWKSKKKDGDCGNGSCGC is encoded by the coding sequence ATGAACGAAACCTTTCAAACAGTTGTAATCGCTTCCATTTTAATTTTGGCGCTTGCTTATCTGTTCCGTAAACAGCTCTGGAAGTCCAAAAAAAAGGATGGTGATTGTGGCAACGGCAGTTGTGGATGCTAA
- a CDS encoding HYC_CC_PP family protein yields MKHAFHKIASLLMAFVVLFSTLSFTVDMHFCGETLVDTALFQKAKTCGMEIQNPPTTDGCTISKKNCCNDKQLVIEGQNELQLSFDSLSFEQQQFVVALVYTYSTLFEGLDCNSSSFEAYKPPRVIRQIFKLDETYLI; encoded by the coding sequence ATGAAACATGCATTCCATAAAATAGCGTCCTTATTAATGGCTTTTGTAGTCTTATTTTCTACACTGTCATTTACGGTTGACATGCACTTTTGTGGCGAAACTTTAGTAGATACCGCCCTATTTCAAAAGGCAAAAACCTGCGGAATGGAAATACAAAACCCACCTACTACTGATGGATGTACTATTTCTAAAAAGAATTGTTGTAACGACAAACAATTAGTGATTGAGGGTCAAAATGAATTGCAACTGTCTTTTGACAGCCTTTCTTTTGAACAACAACAATTTGTGGTTGCTTTGGTTTACACTTATAGCACCCTTTTTGAAGGTTTAGATTGTAATTCATCCTCTTTCGAAGCATACAAACCACCACGCGTCATAAGGCAAATCTTCAAGCTTGACGAGACGTATTTAATTTGA
- a CDS encoding BrxA/BrxB family bacilliredoxin produces the protein MYPAELVKPMREHLTQVGFEELHTAEAVDTALAQSGTTLIVVNSVCGCAAANARPGAIMSLENDKRPVQSVTVFAGVDKEAVDKARAHMVPFPPSSPCMALFKDGELVHMLERHHIEGRPAELIAENLMDAYNEHC, from the coding sequence ATGTATCCAGCAGAATTAGTAAAACCCATGCGTGAACATTTAACACAAGTAGGTTTTGAAGAATTACATACCGCCGAAGCTGTGGACACTGCTTTAGCACAATCTGGCACGACTTTAATCGTAGTCAATTCCGTTTGTGGTTGTGCAGCTGCCAACGCGCGCCCAGGTGCCATCATGAGTTTAGAAAATGACAAACGTCCCGTTCAATCCGTTACGGTATTTGCAGGCGTTGATAAAGAAGCGGTTGATAAAGCGAGAGCACATATGGTTCCGTTTCCTCCAAGCTCGCCTTGTATGGCCTTGTTTAAAGATGGTGAATTGGTGCACATGCTTGAGCGTCATCATATCGAAGGACGCCCTGCAGAATTGATTGCAGAAAACTTAATGGATGCGTATAACGAGCACTGTTAA
- a CDS encoding FeoA family protein, with product MRFTIADLKKGEKGIITDSSSEDIPLKLLEMGCLPGNEVHLLQLAPFSDPMYLNVNDSFLAIRKETASLIVIEKIDE from the coding sequence ATGCGCTTTACCATTGCAGATCTTAAAAAAGGAGAAAAAGGCATTATTACCGACAGCTCTTCAGAAGACATCCCTCTAAAATTACTAGAAATGGGATGCCTCCCTGGGAATGAAGTGCATTTACTTCAACTGGCCCCCTTTTCCGACCCGATGTACCTGAATGTAAACGATAGCTTTTTGGCCATAAGAAAAGAAACAGCCTCCCTGATTGTAATCGAAAAAATAGATGAGTAA
- a CDS encoding SCO family protein: MNSFLKKYKLFITTLFVLSCIIITLFYNILNPVKALPIYQPAQVNYELVDSTIQHQKKYHRIADFSLINQNGETITHEFYKNKIYVADFFFTTCQTICPIMTDHMYDIQKKTISDPEILLLSHSVTPEIDSVAQLKRYAKKKLVNASKWNLVTGDKKQIYELARKSYLAVKDAGDGGPFDMIHTENFMLIDKKRQIRGFYDGTDPEEIDRLLEEIKILKASYKN; this comes from the coding sequence ATGAATTCCTTTTTAAAAAAATACAAACTGTTCATTACCACCCTCTTTGTGCTGTCCTGCATTATTATCACTCTGTTTTACAACATCCTGAATCCTGTAAAAGCACTGCCTATTTACCAGCCGGCACAAGTGAATTATGAATTGGTAGACAGCACCATTCAACATCAAAAAAAATACCACCGCATCGCAGATTTTAGCTTGATCAATCAAAATGGAGAAACGATTACACATGAATTTTATAAAAATAAAATCTATGTAGCCGATTTTTTCTTCACCACCTGCCAGACCATCTGCCCCATTATGACGGATCACATGTACGACATTCAAAAGAAAACCATTAGTGATCCTGAAATTTTACTCCTATCCCATTCCGTAACGCCCGAAATTGACTCCGTTGCCCAACTCAAACGCTACGCCAAAAAAAAATTGGTGAATGCCTCCAAATGGAACTTGGTCACAGGCGACAAAAAACAAATTTATGAACTCGCACGCAAATCCTATCTGGCAGTGAAAGATGCAGGCGACGGCGGCCCCTTTGACATGATTCATACCGAGAATTTTATGTTGATTGATAAAAAACGGCAAATCCGTGGGTTTTACGATGGAACCGATCCTGAGGAAATTGACCGCCTTCTTGAAGAGATAAAAATTTTAAAAGCATCGTATAAAAACTAA